In the genome of Desulfovibrio sp. JC022, the window CAGCAGTCATGGTCATAAATACGGAAAGCATCTTCCTGCTCGGTAATGAGGATATCCGGCTCAAAGTATCCGGTCCTTTCCCGGAACTGGAATCAATTCTGCTGGCAAACATGGCCGATTCTTCCAACAGATACGATTTTTCAGCGAACGGAACCCACACCCTACACGTTAAATCCAGCATTCACGAGAGCGGATTTTTCAAGCAGCCTCATGTGCGCATAAAAATATTTCTCAAAGCAACAGACCAGAAAGGGCGCATAATCTGGAGTGATCAAATATGGTCACCCAAACTGCGCGATTTCAGCCTGCTAAGCAACTGGCTTTTCGGCCTTTTGGCCGGATCATTCCTGATACTGTTTTTTTATATTATCCCCTCGGCAGGCTACAAACTGGACCTGCCGAAAACGACACGGGTAACCCTGAAAGTCATTGTCTTTGTAACGTTCAGTGCAGCTATAATTTATTATTTGCTGTAATTATTTCCGGCAGGAAGGACTTGGGATGAAAATCAAACACACCGAATTTACCCATCAGGGGACCAGAAATGAAAATCAGGACCGGCTGCTTTGTATCAACCGGGATGAAAACGGTTCCAGCTGTGCTCTTTTCGCAGTCGTGGATGGCATGGGAGGATTATCGGACGGAGCTGAAACAGCTCAAGAGGTCAAAAATTCTCTTAAAATGGCTTATACCGAGATCATGGATTCCCCGAACCGTCTGGAAGAACTTCAGAATGTACTGCACAGGGCCAACATCAGGATAAATGAATCAAAACAGTCCCGACGGGGTGCTACCTGCTCCGCGCTGTGGCTGGAAAAAGACAAATATTTCATAGCCCATACCGGCGACACACGCATATTCAGCATCAACAGCAACAAAACCGAACTACTCACTGAAGACCAGAACATTGCTTTCACAATGTATTCAATGGGCCGCAAAACTTACGAAGAATACCTTAGCGGCGGCGGACACAACAGACTGCTTTCATTTGTGGGTATGGGAAAAAAAATGAAACTGCAGGGCTTTGAAGGAAGAACAATGCGGGGAGATATATTCCTGCTCTGTTCGGACGGATTGAACCAGTTTCTACAATTGAAAAGCGTGGAAGAACTGGGCAGAAAGGCGTTGCAGCAGAATGATCCCTATCAATATCTCCTGCAACACCTGAAAGAAACGGTAATTCCTGACAGGTCTGAAGATAACGTCAGCTGGATATGCCTTCAGGTCACATAGTTATATCAGCGTTCCCTGATCAAGCGAAACCCCAGATCACTGAACTTGCTTTCAGGATCAAGGCCGAATCTGTTGACTGCTCTGGCATGCTCTTCATCATGCCCCCAGCTTCCGCCCCGCAAGCTGCGTTCTTCACCGTATTCCCTATGAATAGGATTCTTGCGGTCATGTGACGCATAGGCATCCGGGCTGAACCAGTCCTCACACCACTCCCAGACATTACCGGACATGTCGTAAATCCCAATTCTATTAGGCATCATCAGTCCGACCGGATGGGTTTGTTCATCGCTGTTGGCACTGTACCAGGCCACCCGGTTCACATTCTGCGAACCGGCATACTTATCGAACATACCGCAACCCCGTGCCGCGTACTCCCACTGGGCCTCAGTGGGCAGGGAAAAGGTATATTTACCATTCGCTGCTGAAGACAGTTTACGGATAAACTGCTGGGTATCATACCACGAAACCGTTTCCACAGGGTGATCGTCCCCCTCGAAATACGAAGGGTTTTTCCCCATAAGAGACGTCCACTGCTGCTGGGTGATGGGATAGCGGCTGATCCAGAAACCATCCAACTCAACAAGATGGATAGGCTGCTCATCATCATAACCTTCGTCATCCCCCATATCAAATTGTCCGGAAAAGACCCATACGAATTCAATACCCGTACTCGGCTCCACCCAAATCCAAATATATTCACCTAAATCAAGATCATCGATATATTCGCCTTCCCCCGGTTCATCCTCCCAATCCACCTCAAGAGAGTATTCATAACCATCGTCATAATCGTAGGAGTCTTCGGCATCATCACCGTTCTCTTCCGCCTCTTCGACATATTCCTGAGCAGGTGAACTTTCCACCTCTTCATCATAAGTTGAAAATTTGAACTCCATACGGCAGCATTCCTCAAAATGCTCACGCATCTCCTGCACATCGCTATGCCTGTCTTCAGGATTCTTCTCAAAAGCTTTTTCTAAAAACGGCTTGAAGCGGTCCGGCATCCGGCTCAGATCCGGCGGTTCCAGAATAATGGATTTCATTATGGACTGAAGATCGCTAGACTCGGCACCGAAAGGGACATACCCGCCAAGCATACGGCAAAAAATAACCGCAGCAGCCCAGCGGTCCACCTCAAATCCGTAATGCGTATCGAACCGTTCCGGGGAGGAATAATGGATAGTCAGGGCCGCATTCTGAGACATGGAAACACTTTCCCCGCTGGTAATCTTCGATGAACCAAAATCGCCGATTTTGACAACATTTCCGGTCAGGAACAGATTTTCCGGTTTTATATCCCGATGCAAAAGCCCATGATTCTCAAGAGTCTGTAGGCCGTGCATAATTTCCCTGAACAGGGCCACTGCCTTTTCCTCAGAAACATTATCCCAGTCGAGAGCATTTTCCAGATTTTCCGGGACATACTCCATGAGGATACAAGGCTCACCATCCACCGATTCCCCGTAATCTATCACTTTTACCAGTCTGGAATCGTTGATGCCCAGGGTTTCCCGAGCTTCCCGTTCAAAGAGGGTCACGTCCTTATGCAAAACTTTCAAGGCAAACTGAATACCCTTGTCATTTTCAACCAAATAGACAGTGCCGTACCCACCGGCACCAAGGACCTGCTTTTTTATATAATCTTTAAAGATCGCATCTCTGGATTCAGGCACAATCACTCCCCTTTATTTATGGCTATTCCATCCTATTTTTAAAATACGCAAATGCGGATTATTTGTAAAACGGATTTGGAATTTGGAAAGAAATAAAGGAGGAGAGGGGCGCAAGACCGATTAATCAAATCTCTGACTTCTTAAAAGAACGGCTGCCCCACAAAATATATCCCGAGCAGGCCTATCAAGGCTCCCGCCATTTTGCGGAAAAGATTGCCACCCTGCTGCCAGCGGCTACTTTCCAGCATGCGCCGGACCAAAGCCGTTGAACTTCCGGCCACAGCAATGGGCAGGCAATGACCGATCCCGAAAAGGACTATCAGCAAAATTCCGGTGGCAATTTGGCCCTGCACAGTAATTATAGCCAGAATAGGTGCAATAAAACCGAAAGTGCATGATCCGGACAGAATACCGTAAGCCAGTCCCAGCACGAACGCCCCAGTGTACCCCTTAAGCTTGAACCTGCCCATAAGGTTACCGGACATGGAACACTTGGCAAGACCCAACATATCAAGCGCAACCCAAAGCAGCACCGCACCGACGACAACCGTCCACCATGGGCCTACGTCACCCATGAGCCTGCCCAGTACGGCGCAGACAATACCGATGACTGCTATGGTGATGAACAATCCGAGAGTAAACAGTCCGGCATATCCCCAAGCTCTGCGCCCTTCCACCAGTTCATTCTGCCCTCCCACATAACCGACGATAAGCGGTATAGAGGCAAGGTGGCACGGTGAAAACAAGACACTGACCACCCCCCAGAGCAAGCAGCCAAAGGCAGCCCATACCGTCCCGCTTACGATCCATCCGTTGATGGCAAGTAGAAACTGATCCATAGCCTACTTCACGCCCAGTTCGCTAAACTTCGCTTCAATACTTGCTTTGTCCAGAAAACCCACATGGCGATATCGTTCATTTCCCTGCGCATCATAAAAAATCTGGGTGGGAATTGTGCGGATGCCATACTTAGCAGCCTCCTCGCGGTGTTCCCAGACATCTATGAAGGCAACTGCCGCACGTCCATCATATTTTTTTGACAACTCTTCGATCACCGGGGTCATCATCTTACAGGGAATACAGGCATGAGCCCCGATATCCACCATAGTTACCATTCCCTTAATCGGCAGCTCATGCGGTTTACCGGAAATTAACTCAGCTGTTGTGGGAGCTTTTTCCCCGGAATCGTCAGCTGTTGCCGGGCCAACAATGAAGCACATTCCCGCAACCATCAGGCACCCCAGCAATGCAACGGTTCGATTTAACATCCCCCTACAATCCCGCTTCTGTTTTATTTCAACCACTTGAGCACCTCTTTTTTACTGGGAGCCTTACCGGAAACTTTCACTTCACCATCAATAACAACAGCAGGGGTGGAAAAAACACCCATCATTGCTATTTCCTGAAAATCGCTAACCTTGATGACTTCCGCCTCGATGCCACTTTCTGCGACGGCTT includes:
- a CDS encoding PP2C family serine/threonine-protein phosphatase, which translates into the protein MKIKHTEFTHQGTRNENQDRLLCINRDENGSSCALFAVVDGMGGLSDGAETAQEVKNSLKMAYTEIMDSPNRLEELQNVLHRANIRINESKQSRRGATCSALWLEKDKYFIAHTGDTRIFSINSNKTELLTEDQNIAFTMYSMGRKTYEEYLSGGGHNRLLSFVGMGKKMKLQGFEGRTMRGDIFLLCSDGLNQFLQLKSVEELGRKALQQNDPYQYLLQHLKETVIPDRSEDNVSWICLQVT
- a CDS encoding bifunctional serine/threonine-protein kinase/formylglycine-generating enzyme family protein, whose product is MPESRDAIFKDYIKKQVLGAGGYGTVYLVENDKGIQFALKVLHKDVTLFEREARETLGINDSRLVKVIDYGESVDGEPCILMEYVPENLENALDWDNVSEEKAVALFREIMHGLQTLENHGLLHRDIKPENLFLTGNVVKIGDFGSSKITSGESVSMSQNAALTIHYSSPERFDTHYGFEVDRWAAAVIFCRMLGGYVPFGAESSDLQSIMKSIILEPPDLSRMPDRFKPFLEKAFEKNPEDRHSDVQEMREHFEECCRMEFKFSTYDEEVESSPAQEYVEEAEENGDDAEDSYDYDDGYEYSLEVDWEDEPGEGEYIDDLDLGEYIWIWVEPSTGIEFVWVFSGQFDMGDDEGYDDEQPIHLVELDGFWISRYPITQQQWTSLMGKNPSYFEGDDHPVETVSWYDTQQFIRKLSSAANGKYTFSLPTEAQWEYAARGCGMFDKYAGSQNVNRVAWYSANSDEQTHPVGLMMPNRIGIYDMSGNVWEWCEDWFSPDAYASHDRKNPIHREYGEERSLRGGSWGHDEEHARAVNRFGLDPESKFSDLGFRLIRER
- a CDS encoding cytochrome c biogenesis protein CcdA, giving the protein MDQFLLAINGWIVSGTVWAAFGCLLWGVVSVLFSPCHLASIPLIVGYVGGQNELVEGRRAWGYAGLFTLGLFITIAVIGIVCAVLGRLMGDVGPWWTVVVGAVLLWVALDMLGLAKCSMSGNLMGRFKLKGYTGAFVLGLAYGILSGSCTFGFIAPILAIITVQGQIATGILLIVLFGIGHCLPIAVAGSSTALVRRMLESSRWQQGGNLFRKMAGALIGLLGIYFVGQPFF
- a CDS encoding co-chaperone YbbN; the encoded protein is MLNRTVALLGCLMVAGMCFIVGPATADDSGEKAPTTAELISGKPHELPIKGMVTMVDIGAHACIPCKMMTPVIEELSKKYDGRAAVAFIDVWEHREEAAKYGIRTIPTQIFYDAQGNERYRHVGFLDKASIEAKFSELGVK
- a CDS encoding thioredoxin family protein, translated to MKIQVLGPGCPKCAKAEQNVREAVAESGIEAEVIKVSDFQEIAMMGVFSTPAVVIDGEVKVSGKAPSKKEVLKWLK